The genomic stretch TGCAGCAATAACATCCAACAATCCATCATTAAATCACAAACAACAATATCTTGCCTATGAAGTAGCGCAAACTAGCCAACATGTTTGAAAGCTGCCTGGGAATTGATGGAAGTATTTTATGTGGACAAGCAATCTCAAGCATGGCTGCCTGAAAGGCTTGTTGATTGGTTAGCTGACTATGATAGCCTCTTTACCAGTACACAGGAAACAATTCATGGCAAGCTTGTGGATTTTCAGAATGATCTTGTCAACATACAGGTGATTGAAGATGATCCTAGATATTGGGAAGTGATGTCATCTGCATTGTCAGTTGGTTGGCTAGATATAGTGGTGAAAATGCTGCGGTTACACGGGTCTTACCAATTAGATCAGCTCAGCTACCGTGAGTTAGAAAATGGACTGGTGGAGGCAGTCGCTGTTCTTATTTCCAAAATGCCTCGATTACGTCATGAATCAGCTGTTGGAAATTTAGGAGATTGTTTTAAATCCAAACCCGACTTTATCAAAGCCTGGGAAAAATGGAGGTCACAAATTACTAAACTGGACTGCAGTCCATTCTGGATTCAGTGTGATAATCAACAAACTCGTGAGGGCTTAAGAAACTTGCTACAAGTTATGCTGGGTAATACTGAGAGTCTCTGTACAACTTCATGTTACTGGATTGAGTTGTATATTTCTCATTTTCTATACATCAGGCCATTTACGACCGGAATAGAAAGCATGTATAATTTGGCTCAGAAATGCATCCAATTGAAACCACCGACTGGTACCCATAGGTTGGCTGGACTTATGATTGGAATTCTTGCAGAAAATACAGAGGTGGTTTTAGCAGAAATTTCCAGAGAATTTGGTCCTTGGATGGTCCTCACATCCACATTCTTCTGTCACCCATCTACAAGAATCAAAGCCCTTATGCCGAACGTCGTCGTATCTTGAGCAGCAAAGACAGCTGCAATACCACCTCGAACATCGCTCTAGTGAACCTGTTCCTAACTGGTTTGATCAGTTTTTTTTATGATAGTGAAACTACTGGTGATGAAAAGAGATGGTCATCACATCCACATTCCTCTATTTCACACACAGAAGAACCAAGGCCCTTGTATAGAACGTCTTCTTATCCTGACAAGAGACGAGAACTTCCTCGTTTTTCGAGCGAACCAGTTTTGGCGCCAAAATCTTCATTCACTTCTTATCCTCTCCCTGGTGGTAGGTCTCAACAATCTTCTTCAAATCACAGTACAGAACCAATTGGCCAACCAAGCAGGGTTATATCCAGGAGATCGTTCCAACCTCCTAAGTAATATGTTGCAGCAACAATTACAGCTTCATATTGGATCAGTTTCTCCTCATTTGATGAATCAATTACACCAACAGCATAGACTGCATCATCCTGTTCAGCGATCTGCAGGCTACTTGTCAGGATTCCAGTCCCATTTATTTAACCCCCACCTTTCCTCTAGCTCATCCGTCAGTAGCAAGTATGATCATAGACCAAAATCAACTCAAAATGCTAAGCACAGTCATCGTTTATCCCATCAGGGTTCTAATGCCAGTAGCCAGAAGAGTGAGAGCAGTTCATTACAGTTTCGCTCCAAGTATATGACAAGTGATGAAATTGAGAGTATTCTTAGATTGCAGCTTGCTGTCACTCATAGTAATGATCCATACATAGATGACTATTACCACCAAGGTCGTCTTGCAAAAAAAACCTTCTGTGGCAAAGTTAAAACATCCATTTTGCCCAACCCAAATAAAGGAACTTCCTTCACGAACACGTTCTAGTAATGATCCACGTGCAATGTCATTCCACATTGAAAAGTTATGGTAACAACAGTTCCtgcctttcaagctgaagaacTAAATTTGAAATTAATCATCTAACAACCATGTTGGTTGTGTTTTCCCTTGTGTCTTCACTTCCAAGTAACTCAGCCATTGAACCTCAACCAAATCAACAGAgttttctaaaaaaaattcactgcagtaaaaagtGGAGAATTACTCAAAGCAGTAaaattcaaaatccagaaattCCCAAATGGGAATTAAAACAAAAACAGAGAGGAATGCTCAGATGCTCAGATTACCTGTCTCAAATCCATACATCAAAGGGGTCAATCCAGTTTCTGAACATCAAAAGTGTCTTGCAGAGTTACTCTTCTGGATTACCAAAGGCacctttgaaaccctaattcacagaaaTATAAAAGGAGAGAAATCAGTAAGAGAAGGGGGGATTTTTCAAAAAGAGCACAACAGAAACTGAGAGGCAAAAAATCAAAAGAGaaaaaaaccctaatttctaaagGTTGGAGGAGCGGCCACTGTTCACAGAAAAGCTAGAGGCGGAAATCTGAGGAAGGAAAAAGACCTAGAACCGTTTACCTGGAGGCCGGCGTCTATACGTTCTTCACCGCCACCACCACCACGACACTTTGTAAGtatttctctttctttctttttttatcTTTCTCATGTGCTTGCTGTTGAAAATATTGTGAGAGTTGAGAGTGATTGAGAGGGGTTTGTTGAGAGCGAGAGAGGGATTCGTGTGAGAGATGGAAAGATGCGAGTGAGATGCTGAAGGTTTGAGCTCGAGTGAGGGAGACGAGCTTCtgtttccattttctttttctttttaattatttcttttattttttagtttatttcatttttaacacaaaaatcagaaaaaaagtatatgttcttattttcttttattattattatttattttttgtttagCTTAATTTGTTTTTTAACAGAGATATTAAAAAGAAAACATAAgaatgtttattttgtttttattttgttataaATCTGTTAGCCCAGTTCATATATTTATGATAGCATTTCAATAGCAGATAGTATagagtggcctagtggagagagtTTAGTTGCATAATATTAGGTGGAGAGGGTTCGATACTCATGTGAAgtttttttgctttttatttgatGTTATCTTCCtttagtttttttattattattcttttagtattttgttaatatcttttttttatgtttattataatttcatttgttaataatgcatagtTATTGCATTTGAATTTAGTTCAAAAAACCATTTTTTCAAACTATAAAAGCCATActttctcgatttaatatcgagcccctTTTTTTTTTTCTACACCCTTGTAAGTCaattgctttttaagcatcgccgtcgacctcacatagcttactcttgggctttcttacaatgagccggttcctttgcacttacactcatacattgtttaatgcttcattatttcattcttcgatcgtttgattcgattatatacttgtttatatcttaattgtttgattaactgtggcctacttgtatggtgtatgaggcatgtatttatattgtttgattgccatgacaacccccattcataacaaatgtatccctctcccatgaaatgtataatattctttcattctttattcatctgttaatacaagaactaaaatgaacattcgataaccatttcaaaacaagatcaaaacctcgatccaacgtcgagtaatcatttttcaaaacctaacagaaccagcacatattcatccacccttttgtaagtcgattgctttatgcatcgccatcaaccttttaagtcgattgctttatgcatcgccatcacccttgtaagtcaattgctttttaagcatcgccgtcgacctcacatagcttactcttgggctttcttacaatgagcc from Lathyrus oleraceus cultivar Zhongwan6 chromosome 7, CAAS_Psat_ZW6_1.0, whole genome shotgun sequence encodes the following:
- the LOC127104383 gene encoding nuclear pore complex protein NUP85-like; amino-acid sequence: MLQQQLQLHIGSVSPHLMNQLHQQHRLHHPVQRSAGYLSGFQSHLFNPHLSSSSSVSSKYDHRPKSTQNAKHSHRLSHQGSNASSQKSESSSLQFRSKYMTSDEIESILRLQLAVTHSNDPYIDDYYHQGRLAKKTFCGKPTCLKAAWELMEVFYVDKQSQAWLPERLVDWLADYDSLFTSTQETIHGKLVDFQNDLVNIQVIEDDPRYWEVMSSALSVGWLDIVVKMLRLHGSYQLDQLSYRELENGLVEAVAVLISKMPRLRHESAVGNLGDCFKSKPDFIKAWEKWRSQITKLDCSPFWIQCDNQQTREGLRNLLQVMLGNTESLCTTSCYWIELYISHFLYIRPFTTGIESMYNLAQKCIQLKPPTGTHRLAGLMIGILAENTEVVLAEISREFGPWMVLTSTFFCHPSTRIKALMPNVVVS